One Spinacia oleracea cultivar Varoflay chromosome 4, BTI_SOV_V1, whole genome shotgun sequence DNA segment encodes these proteins:
- the LOC110788236 gene encoding uncharacterized protein: MEEGLDVDYLEEMTHILGQNIEGGSEMFESLSNDAKTAVYHGCTKFSKLSVVLKLYNLKARGGVPDDILTSFLKLVKEMLPAENVLPDRNYEARKMLSSVGMVPKFRHLFSIAEEAKKLTWHADERLKDGLLRHPADSPQWIKIDNDFEDFGSEDRNLHLALAADGMNPFGPKQPGNDIDVYLAPLIEDLKMMWDSGIQVFDAHRNENFNLKALLYGTINDFPAYGNLAGYSVNGYEACPICEENTFSPYLNFSHKNVYPGFRKFFPIDHQYRRWKKAFNGETEEGTPPVPPSGDEILQKMQKLDVNLGKLNAKNVPSTGHKKLSIFFDLLYWRTLHVRHFLDVIHIEKNVCESLISTLLNVPGKTRDGEAARLDLVDLEIRAELAPIKRNSRTYMPQACYTLSRKEKISFCECLYGVKVPEGYSSNIKTLVSMKNLKLIGLKSHDYHILMEHLLPVAIRSILPEPVRNAITKLCIFFSEICSKEIDPLKLSDLQRDLVITLCQLEMFFPPSFFDIMIHLTVHLVREVQLCGPAYLRYMYAVERFMKILKGYVHSGSRPEGCIVERTLIEEALEFCIHYLSNVDAIRLPKPRDPGGFQGKGIVGKKMVSLSHEQWHQAHLYVLHNSTEVDPYVKEHMLFLTGLHPRKSKQWIAEKHNRSFIEWLRVRIYDELAKSPLSISDILKWLSRGPCFEVMSYSGYKINSYTFYTKDRDKETTMKNNGVAVLAEVMHISSAKDKNPIYAKMTYYGVIPHI, translated from the exons ATGGAAGAGGGTTTGGATGTGGATTATTTAGAAGAAATGACACATATCTTAGGGCAGAACATTGAAGGTGGTTCTGAAATGTTTGAGAGCTTGAGTAATGATGCAAAGACAGCGGTGTACCATGGCTGTACTAAATTTAGCAAATTATCTGTCGTGCTAAAGCTTTATAACCTGAAAGCACGTGGTGGAGTGCCCGATGATATTTTAACAAGCTTTCTTAAATTGGTGAAAGAGATGCTGCCTGCCGAGAATGTGCTTCCTGATCGAAATTATGAGGCAAGGAAGATGTTAAGCTCCGTCGGCATGG TACCCAAATTTAGACACCTATTTAGCATTGCAGAAGAGGCAAAGAAATTGACATGGCATGCAGATGAGAGATTGAAAGATGGTTTACTTAGACACCCAGCCGATTCTCCACAATGGATCAAGATTGACAATGACTTTGAAGATTTTGGGAGTGAAGATAGAAATTTGCATCTCGCCCTTGCTGCTGATGGGATGAATCCTTTTG GCCCAAAACAACCGGGAAACGACATAGATGTGTATTTGGCACCATTAATTGAAGATTTAAAGATGATGTGGGATTCGGGTATACAAGTTTTTGATGCTCATCGCAATGAGAATTTTAATCTGAAAGCCTTGCTTTATGGAACAATAAACGATTTTCCAGCATATGGAAATTTAGCGGGATATAGCGTTAATGGATATGAGGCGTGCCCTATTTGTGAGGAGAATACATTCTCACCTTACTTGAATTTTTCTCATAAGAATGTCTACCCGGGATTTCGCAAATTTTTTCCTATTGACCATCAATATCGAAGGTGGAAAAAAGCTTTTAATGGGGAAACTGAAGAAGGTACTCCTCCAGTGCCGCCATCAGGAGATGAAATACTTCAGAAAATGCAGAAGTTGGATGTTAATCTTGGGAAGTTAAATGCAAAAAATGTTCCCAGTACCGGGCACAAAAAGTTGTCAATATTCTTTGACCTTCTGTACTGGAGGACATTGCATGTGAGACACTTCCTTGATGTCATCCATATTGAGAAAAACGTTTGTGAAAGTCTTATAAGTACTTTACTTAATGTGCCTGGTAAGACTAGAGATGGGGAGGCTGCTAGACTAGACTTGGTTGACTTGGAGATTAGAGCAGAATTGGCACCAATCAAGCGTAATAGTCGTACATATATGCCACAAGCGTGCTATACTCTATCTAGAAAGGAGAAAATTTCTTTTTGTGAGTGTCTTTATGGAGTTAAGGTTCCCGAGGGTTATTCTTCTAACATAAAAACACTTGTATCAATGAAAAACTTGAAGCTAATTGGCTTAAAGTCACATGATTACCACATTCTTATGGAGCATCTTCTTCCGGTAGCTATTCGATCCATTCTGCCAGAACCTGTCCGAAATGCTATCACAAAACTTTGCATTTTCTTTAGCGAGATCTGTAGCAAAGAAATTGATCCTTTAAAGTTGAGTGATTTGCAAAGGGACCTTGTTATTACTTTGTGTCAGTTGGAAATGTTTTTTCCGCCATCATTTTTTGACATTATGATACATTTGACTGTACATTTGGTTAGAGAAGTTCAGCTATGTGGACCTGCTTATTTGAGATACATGTATGCCGTTGAGAGATTTATGAAAATACTGAAGGGATATGTCCACAGTGGAAGTCGACCAGAAGGTTGCATTGTTGAACGCACCTTGATTGAAGAAGCTCTTGAGTTTTGTATTCACTATCTTTCTAATGTCGATGCAATACGACTTCCAAAGCCTAGGGATCCCGGAGGGTTTCAAGGAAaggggattgttggaaaaaaAATGGTGTCTTTATCTCATGAACAGTGGCATCAAGCACACTTATATGTCCTTCACAATAGTACAGAGGTTGATCCGTACGTGAAAGAACACATGTTGTTTTTGACAGGCTTACATCCACGCAAGAGTAAACAATGGATAGCGGAGAAACACAATCGCTCTTTCATTGAGTGGCTGCGAGTTCGAATTTATGATGAATTAGCTAAGTCACCCTTATCTATTTCTGACATATTGAAATGGCTTTCTCGAGGTCCTTGTTTTGAGGTTATGTCATATTCTGGTTATAAAATAAATAGCTATACATTTTACACAAAGGATAGAGACAAGGAGACAACCATGAAAAACAATGGGGTAGCTGTGTTGGCAGAAGTTATGCACATCTCTAGTGCGAAAGATAAAAATCCAATCTATGCAAAGATGACTTATTATGGAGTGATTCCACACATATGA